DNA sequence from the Alosa alosa isolate M-15738 ecotype Scorff River chromosome 2, AALO_Geno_1.1, whole genome shotgun sequence genome:
TTCaagaaatgtgttttaacaattgtggaaaactaagtgttcccttaattttttggAGCAGTgtatataattaatatatatgtatgtgtgtgtgtatatatatatatatatatatatataaataattttcATATCCGGATATTTAAAAATCTGGATGGGCACGTGTCTTTCCAGCCTCGGTGGCACTGGGCACAATGTCACTGAATGTGGCAGTAAGAGATTTAGTTAGAGAAAGTTGTGTGACTCATATTCCTGTGGCTATATGATATATCACCCAGCTAGTTTGTGGTTTCCTGAAAGGGGAACTATTTTCATACCATCATTTAACAATTCATGTTTGACATTCTCATTTCTCTTAAAATACAATATCTTATGGTCATACTGTTGATTTAAGGGGGGGGGATTTCTTCTGTACAGAAAACTGAAACCCTCCAGTGAAATGAACGATGAAGGTCACAGTTAAATCAGTTGACCAGTGCAGTCATCAGTTTACACCACAAATAAGAGATAAGATAAGAATTTGGGATGATTACTTTTTTGAAGTCATGGCTGAGATAAGTAAGCTCATGTTATGGATCATTGATTTTTGCATTCAGGGGAATCAATATTGCAATCAAAAGGCCTTCTCTTGGGaacaatagcctactgtattaaCCCAGGAATAGCCTTTGCTCTGTTCATTACTTCAGGCTGAGTAATATCAGATTTCATTGAAAATCCTGTTCTAtttgccaaatatgtttttttcctcaagCCTGGGCACCTACAATTGAGTTTAAGGTTTAAGTTCAaggaataaaaaatcatcttttggacaTCTTtggccttaattaaaaaaatgacaccatgttctttgtgaatgaataatgtatcataaataaataaatgttcttaaaatacaggggctcATAAGTATACATACTATGTTAAATGctcatagaggcaggcagatttttatttttaaaggtcagttatttcatggatatTATTTTTAAAGGTCAGTTATTTCATTTTAACTACAAAGGCCAAGAAAGTTCTCTTGGCCTTTGGAGTTAAAATAGCCCTATATCATATACACATCACATatacacatcacatacccttcaccatatctcacgattggcatggggtaggcctactttccataagatcatctctcaatgcaaatcaaatctgtactaggctaactgaaataaaaccatgtcaAAAGATGTTTTATTCCTATTTTTAGTCAACTTCAGCATGTGTATGCTAAGGGTAAACATCTGGTTTCAACTGTATAGCTTCGAAGTTCCCTTTCACTAAAAATACGGCCCCTATGTGCACTGATTTCAGTCCTCTCTAGCAGGAAAACACCAATCAAGTGTTGCCCTTTCAGTTAATTACATCAGCTATTAATAAGTGGACTAGTAATGTGCTGTCTTTATGGTAACACAAGTTAAACTGAAGATACTATATTTGTACTTGACATTTGAATGTATTTATATGTATCTCTTCCAAAAAGGGCTGAAATATATTGATACTGATTtcaattaacaaacaaaagtaTACATTCTTTAAAGCGTTATTATTATCAGTAATTGGAAAATGTAGCTTTATTAAGTCACACAATGATATCAGCACTGAAGATAACAGTGTCAACAGTGGCAACCCATGCCAGGGAGGTGTCATTACGATattcatttaaaaatatgtatgcGCCTGTACCATGAGCGGGTCTGAGcacccacggggacccaggttcgagtctGACCTGTGGTcatgtcccgatcccaccccatctctctcactcccactcgcttcctgtctgtcttcactgtcctgtccaaataaaggcaaaaagcccaatatatatatatatattattgagATGTCATTAAAATGTTGGCTCATTTTACCTGATCTGCACCTTGctatttgaattccatgatCCTGCTCACGCCCCTCTCGACTATGGCGGTGCCCTGATGAGTGTCTGTTGTGTTGACCATCCACTAACGCCAAGAGGTCACATttaagactcttttcctcagtgatccctcattggtggaatgagttcATTTGCAGtgttcttgtgatagttttgggactTTCAAGAAATGTTTAAAGACTTATTTGTTCATGTTGCACTTCATTATCTTACATTAAATCAGAAACGTGTCATTGTTAAAACTTTAATACCTCTTTGGCTAAGGTAGACCGAGAACTGGACATTATTTGCAGCGGGTCAGGATAAGTGTGTAGGGACTGTCAAAGTAGCTGCTACAGTCTGTTCTTTTAGTCTAAAATCACTTTGTGGTTTGCGTTTCAACAATGTTTGGTCCCTGACTTATTGATGAAGGGGAATGTGTGGCTGTCTGTTGTGCTGCTTCTCCTAGTGTCTGAGAATAAAATGTGTGacaaaatgattaaaaaaaagctCACGATTTTGATTAAAACAAGTGCAGAATTTCATAAAATGAGCACATGATTAAGTAAAACCAGCTCACGATTTACAAAACAAGCACATACAAAATCTCATTTAGACATGAGCTCTGGACAACCAGACTTCATAGCTTTCTCCTTGACTTCCTTTTACATCTATTCTCAATCACATTGACAGGTCATGGGTAGGATAATGATTTGCTGTTCCAGTTCCACTTTTGATGACAAAAGTTTTCAGAAAATGTCAATATAATGTGATACCATGCCTTCATAATATGATGACCAAGTTCAAGTCCTTTTGTTTATGTTTCAGTTCACTGTGGAAGCATTTAGGAATTAGTGAGAATTAGTGTGATGAAACAGTTACATTTCCTCTCAACCAGATCCTCATGTTAAAGGTTGTAATGTAACACGTGTTGGACGTTTACCTAAACTATTTATGATCACATTGAGGTAGCAAGTTTATGCATGGTGGTTTGGTTTTATATGATATGGTAACTACTATCAGGCCAAAATAAAGCCAAAGCGGGGACTTCCCCATTTCATTGAGCTGTAGGAGagtccacaaaaataaaatgttttcttaAACGTCACCTGCCATGGCCAGAAAGTCCACCTGGAGAGTGTTTCTTGCCACAACCCTCTGGGTTTGAGTAATAGCACAGTTGTTTACAGAACAATAGAAGTTCCTTCTTTTACTGCTGGGATTTTCACACTCACATGTATAAAGCCTGCTTCTCCCTCCTCATGACAGAACAGTTGGACAAGCTGCATGAGCTTTTACAAGCATATCAAGGTAGGACAAGATACAAACAGTCTGTTTCTCTTAACAAAGTTTGGCTTTTTTATCTAACATTCTACTCTGTTGGTATTGTCTACCCAGATGAAGTTCATATCTGTTATCATCCTTTTCCTGACTTACTATAAGAGTTGTGAACCCACTGCAACATATCTGCCACCAAATGGTGACTATACTTTACTTAAGTTTTCCCTTTTCCAGTAATTTGCTATATTTGCTTCATGTATATTGggatttttaaaacatttacataGCAGTAATGGAATGATCAAAGAATGATTATATCTTTTGTGGGTTTTTGATGCTGACTTACATTTAAATTAATAGAGTGACCAAAGAATGATTATATCATTTGTGACTTTGATTCCCAATAACTTCagtttttgaacatttaaaTTGTAATAATGGACCATAgaatgtatatacagtatattttgtgAATTTGATTCTCACGTCATCCAACTGCTGAAGCCTAAATATATTCTACCATACGCTGTTCGCAGTGCTTCTTCTGCCAGTCACAGAAAATATGTCTGTGAATATCAACCTGATCTGTGGAGATCACAATGATGGTGATATCAGCTGGAAACTTAATGGGAATCCACTGAAAGAACATGGGAACCAAATCCAGATTACCGTGAAGTATTTCAAAGGAGGAAATTACAGCTGCCACAATAAGGCTGGGGACATCCTCAACCACACGCTAGTGCTTCAGGAGGGAATAGGATACCGAAAGAGTATTCTGGTGGAAAATAACAGTTCAGGTAATGAGAGATGTagagggaaggggggtggggggcagctgggtcatctttttttaaaataaataaatggacatAATTTATTGACATTAGTTGTTTTATATTTGTTTACATTTCCTTTCTAGaatatatttcatgtacagcaAAAAACTTTGATGGGAAGTTTCAGTGCTCTTGGACCTTTGATAAAGAACGACAATATGCCGAATTATTTCACTTCGCTATTGCTCGGTAAGGTTCAACCCATTCAAACATTATGTAAAACAGACTATCTCTATCGAATGCTGTAGTATTGTTGTTAGGTTATATGTAGTTTAATCAAATTACGTCAGTTTGTGAGTTACATTCTACACACAAAACTAGTGTTAAAATCGACTTTTAGAGAGTTAACTGAACACTGTTGATGTTACTCTGCAGTGTTTCGGGAGACTCTGGAAATATTACATGCTCTTTGGGTGCGAATGGCAACACCCTGAGCTGTGAGGATGGAAAACACTGTCCATTTACTGAGGAGCCATGCAAGATCGACCTCTTCTTCTACTTCAGAAGCGAGTTCCGCTGTGAACAATACCAGCGCCACTTCTTCATCTCTGACATAGGTACGTCAAGTGTCCAAACCCTACTGCtctactctatgtgtgtgtgtgtgtgtgtgtgtgtgtgtgatttaaatatcattatcttattattatttttgtttagaAGTAGGCCAGTAGATTTAAGGTGATTCCTCTTATTCCAACAGTGAAGCCAGATAAAATGATTATCAAAAAAGTGGGAGATCATACATTTGAGTGGGATTGCCCAGAAACATGGAGCAACCCAAACTCTTACTTTCAACTCCTCTACCAAGTGAAGGCGATTGACCCGAAAGATCCTTGTGAGAAAGACGGTCACAAAAACAAGGTGAGAGATATTACTAGATTGTccaaaaataaaatctcctttcaTATTAGTCAAGCAAATTCATCAGCcaaaaataatgtaaaatatGACACAATCAACTTATTTTTCAGTTATGAGCTGGATTTGCTCCAAAACTGTGGAGTCCACTGTTTTCCCAGATTTGGTAGTGAATGAAACAGCTATTTATTGTGTTCATGGCAAACAACCCTaataaacttttgttttgttttttgttcataATATAGATCACCACATCTAATGACAAGAAATTTACAGTGAAGAAGAGAATGCAGGATAAGAATTACAGACTCTGTGTCCGAGCCAAAGAAGAGGCATCTAACTCCAACTGGAGTGACTGGAGCTCCTATCGTGAGTCACATCCGCAATAACACAGCAATACAAATCCTTCTGTGTCATGGACACACAACACTGCTCTCGGTCTATACCAATGCACATCGATAATATTGTGCATCTCTATGCTGAGTGGAGATTGCATTTAGATTTAGTCATTTATGCTACATCTCTATCAACCATTGTATTTTTTGTGCCACAGTCCACAAGCAGACTCCTGACAACTGATCTCCTCTGTGACTAAAATCTAGAAATAATATTTGTGAGTATATCAACATACTACTATCAACTATAAGCTTTACCATAATGTCATGACACTGGACTGACTTAGGCTAACTGTATCGTAGACCATTTACATTCTAATTATGCTTTCCTTTCCCAGGAGGGAGAAGATGAAGATGATCACACTACTTTCTCTCCCAACACTGCAAGTCTTTTTGTTTTGCATATATTAATTTGTAttaacttatttatttatttgtatatctAAATATTGCTGTGTTATTTATCAATAAAGTGTTGCTATAGCAATCATTTCATCTCCAGTTTCAGTAGTTTCAGATTCAGGATGAATTATTCTTAACTGAAATACAGAACCAAATTGTGTAATAAACCATGTCACACTGGTATATACTATAAAAAGTTTGACTTGTTTATTTACATTGAGGATATGTAATGCTTACACATTCTTACATATTTCAAACATAACCATAATCATGtgacaaacataaacatgtgaTGATCCCAGATTAATCTGAGGTACGACCCTTTTGCAGCAGGGACATCTGCTTTTTTACACAGGTCTCATGTTGTATACAGGGAAGCAGGGACATTGTATTTTTACACAGGTCTCATGTTGTATATATTAGCTGTAAGAGAGTCAAGAATGCCACGTGTTTCTGAATGTGGCAAGTCACACTTAGGATGAAGTTGACACTTAAGTGTATGCAGCAATGCACATTGTACATACAAAGTGTGTTTTAAATAGTGTTTAGATATGATGttgctcttctctttttcttttgctcttttctgAGTTCTTGAATGTTAAGAATGTTCACAGATATAGGAAACCTAACTGGAGTGAGCTGAAATTTCCACTACCACTtacaaaataaacaatgctTTCAAGTGAACACAGCTCAATTTGTGAAAGGCCAAACCTCAATATCTGAGTACCTCAGCTTTTAGTATCAACAAAtgtagataaaaaataaagaatgtaCCGCAGGGGATATATAAATCACTATCACACATGCAATAGCAAACCTTTTGTGACCCAAGAAGCCCAGACAGTTTGACACTGCTTCAGGTTTGTTAGAAATACAATTATCCAAATGAATCAGTTATCCAATTATCCAAATGAATCAGTTATCCAATTATCCAAAAAGAGGTGTAAGTATGGACATGCAGTATCTattacccacaatcccacagtcAATCTGCTTTTTCAGAAGTTTTTTTGGGATATTACCACAAAGATATTGTGATTGGTATTGCATATCAAGTCTATCAAAGACATGATCTATGCAAATGTCATAGGGAAATGTCACCACTGTATGTCTCAAAGGTATCTGAATAGAAACTGCTTAAGGACTTATGAGGCAAAATAGAACCCCAACATCTTGTTTAGTAATATAATGCATCCTCATATAGCTTATGCATAGCAGAGCCATGGGCCTTGATGCGACCCTAACGGCATAATGTAAACCAAACAGCAAAACTCATAATACCTTTAAATCTCATGTGCTTTAGGAGTCACCTAATCACAATGATCAGATGGGCTTGAGCAGGGAAGCTGCCATTGTGGAAACCCCAAAAGGCATTTCGCTAATATTTAAAGAGAAAAATGGGGATGAATCGCAGCACTTAATGAGTTACTTGTTCTCTCACTTTcaggtgggggaaaaaaacaggatGTGTGCCAGACATCAATTAAATATTAGCTCAGTATCAAATGAAGAAAGACTAAGAGGTCCTTTCTCCAACAAATGAATATACCATCTTCAAACATCATTTTGCTAATTTTAAGGAAATTTTGTTTCTGAAGATCCTAAACAGTTAATTACCAAAGTTTTTAAAACTTCACATTTTTGCTTTTAGCATAAATGTTTTGAATGGTCATCCCTGGCATGACTTACCATGCCCAAGGTGAGTTGGCCTTGGAATGATTCACTGCTGTGAATTTTCAGAAACTCTCCACCAATGCAACTGGACCAGTGAGCTTCAGCCCAAATAAATTCAGCAAGGACTGCTTGCATACAAGTCCCTAATGCTGTTAACACTGTTGCAAAATCTAGGCATCAATTACAATACAAACACAATGTGCCATTGGGTGCCCTGCCCTTTGTCCTGTACTATGGGCCCATTCACACCGTCTTAGTACAGAAACACCCCACATACAGCCTTGCCCTATCAGAGGCAGTACCATTTAAACTGACCAAGGGCTTTGATGAAATGTATATAGTCATAGCCAACACACGCAAAAATGAACGGCTGGCCTTACCAACTAGCATTACCAACAGTCATGGAAAGGTACAGGACCACGTAGAATAAGTGGAAGAAAATAAGTATCTTTTGCCCACTGTGTTTTGAAAATGCAACGAAAAGTACATGGGTACACTTTAATCCCATTGAGAAAAGGTGACATGAAAATTGCCTAAAGTATAATCTCCATGGAGGAAAGATAGTTCAGCAGATCCTTCAGCTAGACCATATTTTGGCTGTACCAATGCTGTGCATGCTATTCAGCCATCACTAGCTTCAATTCCAGCACAATTCCACACCATACATACTCCCTGCCTCCACTATAATACTGCAACCTGTGACAACCACACACAGGATGAtaaagagcacacacacgccaagtgTGCACAACACAAAATGTCCATAAAGATGGAGGAAAATGAAGAAACGTATACAGAGAGATGAGAACGGAGCAACGTCATGCTTTTTGGGGTAGCAGTGTTATGCTAAGATGTAGCAGGCTGGGTGCTGAACAGTGCAGTGTTTTATAAGACTTATAAAGCTTACCTAAGCCACATAAAAGACCATGACGGAACAGAAGGAACAGAAGGGAAGAAACTAAAATGAGAGAAAAATGGGCTGTATAACCAGGAGCTATTTGGTGAGGGCTTCAGTGTCTTTCCAGGAGGCGGTCTTCACTGTTTCTTTGAAAGATACCTGTAGAGAAAAAGACACATACTGATCATCAAAAGTTTGTCAGAAGCCAATTCAAAACCAGGAGTAAGTGTAGGAATGCTTGTTCTGTATGTAACGTTACTGTATTAAACCAGGAGTAAGTGTAGGAATGCTTGTTCTGTATGTAACGTTACTGTATTAAACCAGGAGTAGGTATAGGAATGCTTGTTCTGTATGTAACGTTACTGTATTAAACCAGGAGTAGGTGTAGGAATGCTTGTTCTGTATGTAACGTTACTGTATTAAACCAGGAGTAGGTGTAGGAATGCTTGTTCTGTATGTAACGTTACTGTATTAAACCAGGAGTAGGTGTAGGAATGCTTGTTCTGTATGTAACGTTACTGTATTAAACCAGGAGTAGGTGTAGGAATGCTTGTTCTGTATGTAACGTTACTGTATTAAACCAGGAGTAAGTGTAGGAATGCTTGTTCTGTATGTAACGTTACTGTATTAAACCAGGAGTAAGTGTAGGAATGCTTGTTCTGTATGTAACGTTACTGTATTAAACCAGGAGTAGGTGTAGGAGTGCTTgttctgtatgtactgtattatGAAGTGTTTTAGCGAGAAGGAACTGCTCACCTCTCCCAGTGTTTGTGATTGAGACCTGAGAAGTCTTCTAGCTTAGCAATCTCCCTCAGGTAATGTGACAATTTGTAGAGCTCCTTGTCTTTCTCGCGGTTTAAATGTGCCTTCATGAATGGACGAATCTAAGAATAAGCAAAAAGGGGAATCGAGACGTGACCTGAAGATTGAATGTGATAACACTACAGCAATAATCTAAATATTGGGTACCATTAAAAGcagtttattaatatattaatgtaATTTGAAATAAATCAATTCTATTTTTCTATTTGTGGAACTTATACCTTCAGTCCATTTTGTGGGTTCATGAGGAAGTTCCTGCCGATGTCATCAAACATGATAGTGTTCTTCTTACTGTAAAAGTCACTGTACTTCCCCCATATCACACCTAGAGGCTTTACCTAGGGAACAAACAATCAATAACACACTGAtttgacagagacagagacagaataaCTAGACGGATTTGGTGGGCCGGACAGAGGGACAGGTTTACAGACCTCAACCACGCCCCTCTTGGGAGTGTGTACAGTGATCATGGCTGCGCTGTCGAGCATGAAGGTGATCTTATAGTTGGGGTT
Encoded proteins:
- the il12bb gene encoding interleukin-12 subunit beta, with the protein product MSFYKHIKMKFISVIILFLTYYKSCEPTATYLPPNVLLLPVTENMSVNINLICGDHNDGDISWKLNGNPLKEHGNQIQITVKYFKGGNYSCHNKAGDILNHTLVLQEGIGYRKSILVENNSSEYISCTAKNFDGKFQCSWTFDKERQYAELFHFAIARVSGDSGNITCSLGANGNTLSCEDGKHCPFTEEPCKIDLFFYFRSEFRCEQYQRHFFISDIVKPDKMIIKKVGDHTFEWDCPETWSNPNSYFQLLYQVKAIDPKDPCEKDGHKNKITTSNDKKFTVKKRMQDKNYRLCVRAKEEASNSNWSDWSSYLHKQTPDN